From a region of the Gimesia sp. genome:
- a CDS encoding prepilin-type N-terminal cleavage/methylation domain-containing protein, with protein sequence MISIPTQKRTRTGLTLLEVLISLAIFLGALTALSQLIGIGSRAAVQAQLRTQAILKCQSKLAEVLAGAQPLEAVSQAAFEDEENWKWSLDVQPGAYENMLQLTVRVLYSGAGESVTTSYQLTRQIRDPAMLLDAANTVESASELTLEEQL encoded by the coding sequence ATGATCAGCATTCCAACACAAAAACGCACACGTACCGGGCTGACCCTGCTCGAGGTCTTAATCTCACTGGCGATTTTCCTCGGCGCACTCACTGCCCTCAGTCAGTTGATTGGCATCGGTTCCCGGGCAGCAGTGCAGGCGCAGTTACGAACACAGGCAATACTTAAATGCCAGTCAAAACTCGCGGAAGTACTGGCGGGAGCCCAGCCTCTGGAAGCGGTCTCCCAGGCTGCCTTTGAAGATGAAGAAAACTGGAAATGGAGCCTGGATGTCCAGCCTGGCGCCTACGAGAACATGCTGCAGTTAACAGTCAGAGTACTCTACTCCGGAGCTGGAGAAAGTGTAACGACCAGCTATCAGCTGACACGACAGATTCGAGATCCGGCAATGCTGCTCGACGCAGCCAACACCGTGGAGTCAGCTTCAGAGCTGACACTGGAGGAGCAGCTATGA
- a CDS encoding prepilin-type N-terminal cleavage/methylation domain-containing protein translates to MKRSRSHKHVHMVRLPGFTLLEVILAIGLTSLLLAAIYSALDLYWKYTTLGHRQVEQAQIARAVFQKISHDLHCVTYRLETAEEETEGTGSADSETEEAETVEIQVTSTDDAYTSGNIGVYGDSQSLVLHTSRPARQPLLLSSNSGATTTPSVRSDLLSVSYFLAVVGAGGLQGAAGDQFRNTSGSGEDVQGVARLEGDRLSMSMADQAADLEQMASQSELLAPEISSLQFQYFDGSDWLELWDSTEYGTVPQAIRVTIGFRSDLQQTALKSVNEKINGYNNTYSMVIALPLALPAVLQTTEQDTSSF, encoded by the coding sequence ATGAAACGCTCCCGGTCGCATAAGCATGTTCACATGGTACGATTACCCGGGTTCACCCTGCTTGAAGTCATCCTGGCCATCGGACTGACCAGCCTGCTGCTGGCTGCCATTTATTCTGCTCTGGATCTCTACTGGAAATATACGACGCTGGGGCATCGCCAGGTGGAACAGGCTCAGATTGCGCGGGCCGTCTTCCAGAAAATATCACATGATCTGCACTGTGTGACTTATAGACTGGAGACAGCAGAAGAAGAGACGGAGGGTACAGGCTCTGCTGATTCAGAGACCGAAGAAGCAGAAACCGTCGAAATCCAGGTGACCAGTACCGATGATGCCTACACTTCGGGAAACATTGGTGTGTATGGCGATAGTCAGTCTCTCGTGCTCCACACCAGCAGACCAGCCCGCCAGCCTCTGCTGCTCTCTTCGAATTCAGGAGCAACCACCACGCCGAGCGTCCGTAGTGATCTACTTTCCGTATCTTACTTTCTGGCAGTTGTGGGGGCCGGAGGACTGCAAGGGGCCGCCGGCGATCAGTTTCGGAATACTTCCGGGAGCGGTGAAGATGTGCAGGGAGTGGCTCGTCTGGAAGGAGACCGGCTCTCAATGAGCATGGCGGATCAGGCTGCGGATCTCGAGCAGATGGCATCACAGTCAGAACTCCTGGCGCCGGAAATCAGCAGTCTGCAGTTTCAATATTTTGATGGCAGCGACTGGCTTGAGCTTTGGGACAGCACTGAATACGGGACCGTACCGCAGGCAATCAGAGTCACAATCGGCTTTCGCAGCGACCTGCAACAGACAGCGCTGAAGTCTGTGAACGAAAAAATAAATGGTTACAACAATACCTACAGCATGGTGATTGCGCTCCCGCTGGCTCTACCTGCGGTTTTACAGACCACAGAACAGGACACCAGTTCGTTTTAA